In Actinomadura citrea, a single window of DNA contains:
- the pth gene encoding aminoacyl-tRNA hydrolase, which yields MDADLWLVVGLGNPGPSYAKNRHNAGFMVLDVLAARAGGRFKSHRARADVLEGRLAGARAVLAKPRSFMNESGGPVKGLRDFYKVPVERVVVVHDELDIPFGAVRLKQGGGDNGHNGLRSITRSLGAKEYPRVRFGVGRPPGRMDAAAFVLKDFSAAERKELDFVVDRAADAVEALLVDGLAAAQNAFHAD from the coding sequence GTGGACGCGGATCTCTGGCTCGTGGTGGGGCTGGGCAACCCGGGGCCGTCGTATGCGAAGAACCGGCACAACGCGGGGTTCATGGTGCTGGACGTCCTCGCGGCGCGCGCCGGGGGCAGGTTCAAGTCGCACCGGGCGCGGGCGGACGTGCTTGAGGGCCGGCTGGCCGGAGCGCGGGCGGTGCTGGCGAAGCCGCGCTCGTTCATGAACGAGTCGGGCGGCCCGGTGAAGGGGCTGCGGGACTTCTACAAGGTGCCGGTGGAGCGGGTGGTCGTCGTCCACGACGAGCTGGACATCCCCTTCGGGGCGGTGCGGCTGAAGCAGGGCGGCGGTGACAACGGCCACAACGGGCTGCGGTCCATCACCAGGTCGCTGGGCGCGAAGGAGTATCCGCGCGTGCGGTTCGGGGTGGGACGGCCTCCGGGGCGGATGGACGCGGCGGCGTTCGTTCTGAAGGACTTCTCCGCGGCGGAGCGCAAGGAGCTCGACTTCGTCGTGGACCGGGCGGCGGACGCGGTCGAGGCGCTGCTGGTGGACGGGCTGGCCGCGGCGCAGAACGCCTTCCACGCGGACTGA
- a CDS encoding sugar transferase, producing MAVVDKVQAESSIRHEHERAASQNWSRTYRRLARALDFASMLMAGVIAFVLRFPGVPTELDAPYVVLTVALPVVWLPALALCRAYQPRYVGVGYEEFHRVLRAGFILMAVLAIGAYATKTDVARGYVVMALPLGTFLALLARYRLRKWLHKKRWHGECMRRVVAVGHRTSVSDLIRLLQKKRYHGMDIVAVCLPPALASGEDAVAEVEGVPVLGDFGQAAAVADRIGADSVAVLACPEMDGVALRRLAWQIERNDVELVVAPALMDVTGPRISIRPVSGLPLLHVEHPELDGGRKILKGLVDRVAALAGIVVLSPLLLLIAVLIKMSGEGPVLFRQTRVGRGGREFTVLKFRTMVADAEARRLELLAANDNDGVLFKIRQDPRVTRVGRRLRRYSLDELPQLFNVLRGEMSLVGPRPPLPDEVAQYGGDVYRRLVVKPGLTGLWQVSGRSDLSWEESVRLDLRYVDNWTLALDLQIMWKTWSAVVRGSGAY from the coding sequence ATGGCCGTCGTTGACAAGGTTCAGGCCGAGTCATCGATCCGCCATGAGCACGAGCGCGCGGCATCGCAGAACTGGAGCCGGACCTACCGGCGGCTCGCGCGGGCCCTCGACTTCGCCAGCATGCTGATGGCCGGAGTGATCGCCTTCGTGCTCAGGTTCCCGGGCGTCCCGACGGAGCTCGACGCGCCGTACGTGGTGCTGACCGTGGCACTGCCGGTGGTGTGGCTCCCGGCGCTGGCGCTGTGCCGCGCGTACCAGCCGCGGTACGTGGGCGTCGGGTACGAGGAGTTCCACCGGGTCCTGCGCGCGGGATTCATCCTGATGGCGGTGCTCGCGATCGGGGCGTACGCCACCAAGACCGACGTCGCGCGCGGCTACGTGGTGATGGCGCTGCCCCTCGGGACGTTCCTGGCGCTGCTGGCGCGGTACCGGCTGCGCAAGTGGCTGCACAAGAAGCGGTGGCACGGCGAGTGCATGCGGCGGGTGGTCGCGGTGGGGCACCGGACGTCGGTGTCCGACCTGATCCGGCTGCTGCAGAAGAAGCGGTACCACGGGATGGACATCGTGGCCGTGTGCCTGCCCCCGGCGCTGGCGTCGGGCGAGGACGCGGTCGCCGAGGTGGAGGGCGTCCCGGTGCTGGGCGACTTCGGCCAGGCGGCGGCGGTCGCCGACCGGATCGGCGCCGACTCGGTGGCCGTGCTGGCGTGCCCGGAGATGGACGGGGTGGCGCTGCGCCGGCTGGCGTGGCAGATCGAGCGCAACGACGTCGAGCTGGTGGTGGCGCCCGCGCTGATGGACGTGACCGGGCCGCGGATCTCGATCCGCCCGGTGTCGGGCCTGCCGCTGCTGCACGTGGAGCACCCGGAGCTGGACGGCGGCCGCAAGATCCTCAAGGGCCTGGTCGACCGGGTGGCGGCGCTCGCCGGGATCGTGGTGCTGAGCCCGCTGCTGCTGCTGATCGCCGTCCTGATCAAGATGTCCGGTGAGGGCCCGGTGCTGTTCCGGCAGACGCGCGTCGGGCGCGGGGGCCGGGAGTTCACGGTGCTGAAGTTCCGCACGATGGTCGCCGACGCCGAGGCGCGCCGGCTGGAGCTGCTGGCCGCCAACGACAACGACGGGGTGCTGTTCAAGATCCGGCAGGACCCGCGGGTGACGCGGGTGGGGCGCCGGCTGCGCCGGTACTCGCTGGACGAGCTGCCGCAGCTGTTCAACGTGCTGCGCGGCGAGATGTCGCTGGTGGGGCCGCGCCCGCCGCTGCCGGACGAGGTCGCCCAGTACGGCGGGGACGTCTACCGCCGGCTGGTGGTCAAGCCGGGCCTGACCGGGCTGTGGCAGGTGAGCGGCCGCTCGGACCTGTCGTGGGAGGAGTCGGTCCGCCTCGACCTGCGGTACGTGGACAACTGGACCCTCGCCCTGGACCTTCAGATCATGTGGAAGACCTGGTCGGCCGTCGTCCGCGGCTCCGGCGCGTACTGA
- a CDS encoding 3'(2'),5'-bisphosphate nucleotidase CysQ: MTEAGAADDHSLAAELAGTAGRLLLGVRAETGFADARALKDTGDLRAHEYLMAALAERCPGDAVLSEEGRSSVAGKRSKGDDRAPTRNTADAERLTASRVWIVDPLDGTREFSEEGRRDWAVHVALWERDASGTGRLAAGAVALPAQGLTLRTDAVGGAALVRTDLTDPDPVTAGHGPAGAPPPREVPLHVPAPDAGKLRIAVSRTRPPEFVRRLAEAIEPEVELVPIGSAGAKISAVLLGEVDAYVHAGGQFEWDSAAPAAVALGAGAHASRVDGAPLRYNREDPRLPDILVCHPMSASTLLSGIREVSGALP, from the coding sequence ATGACCGAGGCAGGGGCGGCAGACGATCATTCGCTCGCGGCCGAGCTCGCCGGGACGGCGGGCCGGCTGCTGCTGGGCGTGCGGGCCGAGACGGGCTTCGCGGACGCGAGGGCCCTGAAGGACACCGGCGACCTGCGGGCGCATGAGTACCTGATGGCGGCGCTGGCCGAGCGCTGTCCCGGTGACGCCGTCCTGTCCGAGGAGGGGCGGTCCTCGGTCGCCGGGAAGCGGTCCAAGGGCGACGACCGCGCACCGACCCGCAACACCGCCGACGCGGAGCGGCTCACGGCCTCCCGCGTGTGGATCGTGGACCCCCTGGACGGCACCCGCGAGTTCTCCGAGGAGGGCCGCCGCGACTGGGCCGTGCACGTGGCGCTGTGGGAACGGGACGCGTCCGGGACCGGGCGCCTGGCGGCCGGCGCCGTCGCGCTGCCGGCGCAGGGCCTGACGCTCCGCACGGACGCGGTGGGCGGCGCCGCGCTCGTCCGGACGGACCTCACCGATCCCGACCCCGTCACCGCCGGGCACGGGCCCGCCGGGGCGCCGCCGCCCCGCGAGGTGCCGCTGCACGTCCCGGCGCCGGACGCGGGAAAGCTGCGCATCGCCGTGAGCCGCACGCGGCCGCCGGAGTTCGTCCGGCGGCTGGCGGAGGCGATCGAGCCGGAGGTGGAGCTGGTGCCGATCGGGTCGGCGGGGGCGAAGATCTCCGCGGTGCTGCTCGGCGAGGTGGACGCCTACGTGCACGCGGGCGGCCAGTTCGAGTGGGACTCGGCGGCTCCGGCTGCCGTCGCGCTCGGCGCCGGGGCGCACGCGTCCCGGGTCGACGGGGCGCCGCTGCGCTACAACCGTGAGGACCCCCGGCTCCCGGATATCCTGGTGTGCCATCCCATGTCGGCGTCAACGCTGCTGTCCGGCATCCGGGAAGTGAGCGGCGCGCTGCCCTGA
- a CDS encoding sulfate adenylyltransferase subunit 1 → MDLLRFATAGSVDDGKSTLIGRLLFDSKSIFEDQLESVEKTSADRGEEYTNLALLTDGLRAEREQGITIDVAYRYFATPRRKFIIADTPGHIQYTRNMVTGASTADLAIILVDARKGILEQSRRHAFLTTLLQVPHLVVAINKMDLVDYDRGVYERIVDEFTSFASKLEVTDLTFIPISALHGDNVVERSVNMPWYEGSSLLHHLEHVHIASDRNLIDVRFPVQYVVRPHASTDPDLHDYRGYAGQVAGGVLKPGDEVVHLPSGLTTTITHIDGPGGPVAEAFAPMSVTLRLADDIDISRGDMIARPNNRPEVAQDIDAMVCWMTPDRALSPRSKLVIKHTTRTAKAMVKQLHYRLDVNTLHRDEQADSLGLNEIGRISLRVTQPLFVDDYGRNRLTGGFILIDEATNNTVAAGMITGAR, encoded by the coding sequence ATGGACCTCCTGCGGTTCGCCACCGCCGGCAGCGTCGACGACGGCAAGTCCACGCTGATCGGCCGGCTGCTGTTCGACTCCAAGTCGATCTTCGAGGACCAGCTGGAGTCGGTCGAGAAGACCAGCGCCGACCGCGGCGAGGAGTACACGAACCTGGCGCTGCTGACCGACGGCCTGCGGGCCGAGCGGGAGCAGGGCATCACGATCGACGTGGCGTACCGGTACTTCGCGACGCCGCGCCGCAAGTTCATCATCGCCGACACGCCGGGGCACATCCAGTACACCCGGAACATGGTGACCGGCGCCTCCACCGCCGACCTGGCGATCATCCTCGTGGACGCCCGGAAGGGCATCCTGGAGCAGTCGCGCCGGCACGCGTTCCTCACCACGCTCCTGCAGGTCCCGCACCTGGTCGTGGCGATCAACAAGATGGACCTGGTCGACTACGACCGCGGCGTGTACGAGCGGATCGTGGACGAGTTCACGTCGTTCGCCTCCAAGCTGGAGGTCACGGACCTGACGTTCATCCCGATCTCGGCGCTGCACGGCGACAACGTCGTCGAGCGCAGCGTGAACATGCCGTGGTACGAGGGCTCGTCGCTGCTGCACCACCTGGAGCACGTCCACATCGCGTCGGACCGCAACCTGATCGACGTGCGGTTCCCGGTGCAGTACGTGGTCCGCCCGCACGCGTCCACGGACCCCGACCTGCACGACTACCGCGGCTACGCGGGCCAGGTCGCGGGCGGCGTGCTGAAGCCGGGCGACGAGGTGGTGCACCTGCCGTCCGGGCTGACCACGACGATCACCCACATCGACGGGCCGGGCGGGCCGGTCGCGGAGGCGTTCGCGCCGATGTCGGTGACGCTGCGCCTCGCCGACGACATCGACATCTCCCGCGGCGACATGATCGCCCGTCCGAACAACCGGCCCGAGGTCGCGCAGGACATCGACGCGATGGTCTGCTGGATGACCCCGGACCGCGCCCTCAGCCCGCGCTCGAAGCTGGTCATCAAGCACACGACCCGCACCGCGAAGGCGATGGTGAAGCAGCTGCACTACCGGCTGGACGTCAACACCCTGCACCGCGACGAACAGGCGGACTCCCTCGGCCTGAACGAGATCGGCCGCATCTCGCTGCGGGTGACCCAGCCGCTGTTCGTCGACGACTACGGTCGCAACCGCCTCACCGGCGGCTTCATCCTGATCGACGAGGCCACCAACAACACCGTCGCCGCCGGCATGATCACCGGCGCGCGCTGA
- a CDS encoding glycosyltransferase family 2 protein, with the protein MPPSVGVVLPTHNRPELLRRALESVLAQEYEGEVRAVVVFDRAEPDPSLAGDRVEVIRNTRAPGLAGARNSGVLALGTDLVAFCDDDDLWLPGKLAAQVKALEGEPDAVLCSSGILIDFDGRELPRLAGTERVTYDALIRDRMMSVHSSTYVARREPLVEIGMVDETIPGSQGEDWDLALRAARRHPVVNVDEPYVRVLWGLTSYYAQAWETKVAALEWFLEHYPEIGREPGAAGRVYGQLAFGCATVGRRRDALRWSARALKANPAERRVPFALAVASGVVSGKRVLLALHTRGRGI; encoded by the coding sequence ATGCCCCCCTCCGTCGGAGTCGTGCTCCCCACGCACAACCGGCCGGAACTGCTGCGCCGCGCGTTGGAGTCGGTGCTGGCCCAGGAGTACGAGGGCGAGGTGCGCGCGGTCGTCGTCTTCGACCGGGCCGAGCCCGACCCGTCCCTGGCGGGGGACCGCGTCGAGGTGATCCGCAACACCCGGGCACCGGGCCTCGCGGGCGCCCGCAACTCCGGGGTCCTCGCCCTCGGCACCGATCTGGTCGCGTTCTGCGACGACGACGACCTGTGGCTGCCCGGCAAGCTCGCCGCGCAGGTGAAGGCACTGGAAGGCGAGCCGGACGCCGTGCTGTGCAGCTCCGGGATCCTGATCGACTTCGACGGGCGGGAACTGCCCCGGCTGGCCGGGACGGAACGGGTGACCTACGACGCCCTGATCCGCGACCGGATGATGAGCGTCCACTCCTCCACCTACGTGGCGCGCCGCGAACCGCTCGTCGAGATCGGCATGGTGGACGAGACGATCCCCGGCAGCCAGGGCGAGGACTGGGATCTCGCGCTCCGCGCCGCCCGCCGCCACCCGGTGGTGAACGTGGACGAGCCGTACGTCCGGGTCCTGTGGGGGCTGACGTCCTACTACGCGCAGGCGTGGGAGACGAAGGTCGCCGCGCTGGAGTGGTTCCTGGAGCACTACCCGGAGATCGGCAGGGAACCGGGCGCGGCCGGGCGCGTCTACGGGCAGCTCGCCTTCGGCTGCGCGACCGTGGGCCGCCGGAGGGACGCGCTGCGCTGGTCGGCGCGCGCCCTCAAGGCGAACCCGGCCGAGCGCCGCGTCCCGTTCGCGCTGGCCGTGGCGTCCGGGGTCGTGTCCGGCAAGCGCGTCCTGCTGGCCCTGCACACCCGGGGCCGCGGCATCTGA
- the cysD gene encoding sulfate adenylyltransferase subunit CysD translates to MQRCDYLLSQLDILEAESIHIFREVAAEFERPVLLFSGGKDSIVMLRLAQKAFWPAPIPFPVMHVDTGHNFPEVIEFRDRRVADLGVRLIVASVQDAIDSGRVVEQKGRRASRNRLQITPLLDAIEEHQFDAAFGGARRDEEKARAKERVVSFRDEFGQWDPKNQRPELWNLFNTKIVQGEHVRVFPLSNWTELDIWDYVRREDLELPPIYFAHTRQVFERDGLLLDAETGFANRGDDEPEFAATVRYRTVGDASCTGAVKSNAMSLDEVIEEIAATRITERGQTRADDRTSEAAMEDRKKEGYF, encoded by the coding sequence ATGCAGCGTTGCGATTACCTACTGTCCCAGCTGGACATCCTCGAAGCCGAGTCGATCCATATCTTCCGGGAGGTGGCGGCCGAGTTCGAACGGCCGGTGCTGCTGTTCTCCGGCGGCAAGGACAGCATCGTCATGCTGCGCCTGGCCCAGAAGGCGTTCTGGCCCGCCCCGATCCCCTTCCCGGTCATGCACGTCGACACCGGCCACAACTTCCCGGAGGTGATCGAGTTCCGGGACCGCCGGGTCGCCGATCTCGGCGTCCGGCTGATCGTGGCGTCGGTGCAGGACGCGATCGACAGCGGCCGGGTGGTGGAGCAGAAGGGCCGCCGCGCGTCCCGGAACCGGCTGCAGATCACCCCGCTGCTGGACGCCATCGAGGAGCACCAGTTCGACGCGGCGTTCGGCGGTGCGCGCCGGGACGAGGAGAAGGCCCGCGCCAAGGAGCGGGTGGTCTCCTTCCGGGACGAGTTCGGGCAGTGGGACCCCAAGAACCAGCGCCCCGAGCTGTGGAACCTGTTCAACACCAAGATCGTGCAGGGTGAGCACGTCCGGGTGTTCCCGCTGTCGAACTGGACCGAGCTCGACATCTGGGACTACGTGCGGCGCGAGGACCTCGAACTCCCGCCGATCTACTTCGCGCACACCCGGCAGGTGTTCGAGCGCGACGGGCTGCTGCTGGACGCCGAGACGGGCTTTGCGAACCGCGGCGACGACGAGCCCGAGTTCGCGGCGACCGTCCGGTACCGGACGGTCGGCGACGCGTCCTGCACGGGCGCGGTGAAGTCGAACGCGATGTCGCTCGACGAGGTGATCGAGGAGATCGCGGCGACGCGGATCACCGAGCGCGGCCAGACCCGCGCCGACGACCGCACGAGCGAGGCCGCGATGGAGGACCGCAAGAAGGAGGGCTACTTCTGA
- a CDS encoding RCC1 domain-containing protein, which translates to MTPPRRPLAALIALPVLLAAAACGGTAAPASVPRVSPPPAAGSAGARSGTVWTSGFNGSGQLGRPGAAADPRLAPVTGVGGRGRLDRAVAVAGGGRHSLAVLDGGQVVAWGANDDGQLGDGTTRDSGAPVRVRAPDGRPGRLDDAVAVAANNDFSMALRRDGTVVTWGEGSSGQRGTGERTAPPVPTTVRAPDGRGALSGVTAIAADGHTELVLRADGQVLAWGANAGGMVGDGTREDRALPVPVRGLDGAARLDGVVRIAIGGQHGLALLRDGRVASWGRNELGQLGDGTRRDRLTPALVSGVGGKGVLDGVAAVASAEKHNYALRGDGTIVAWGNNTAGQLGDGTVKPRPAPVTVVGRSAPKLRGATRVFAGEAYGAAILTDGTLLTWGAGGSGQLGSGRRAPRSRPGTALTAEGKVAADALSVGVGERHLIVLARSEGP; encoded by the coding sequence GTGACCCCGCCGCGCCGCCCGCTCGCCGCGCTCATCGCCCTCCCGGTGCTCCTCGCGGCGGCGGCGTGCGGCGGGACGGCCGCGCCCGCGAGCGTGCCCCGGGTCTCCCCGCCGCCCGCCGCGGGCTCGGCGGGCGCGCGGAGCGGCACCGTGTGGACGAGCGGGTTCAACGGGAGCGGGCAGCTCGGCCGGCCGGGGGCGGCCGCCGATCCCCGGCTCGCCCCCGTCACCGGCGTCGGCGGCCGGGGACGGCTCGACCGTGCCGTCGCCGTCGCCGGGGGCGGCCGCCACTCGCTGGCCGTTCTCGACGGCGGGCAGGTCGTCGCGTGGGGCGCCAACGACGACGGCCAGCTCGGCGACGGCACCACCCGCGACAGCGGCGCGCCCGTCCGCGTCCGCGCACCGGACGGGCGGCCCGGCCGGCTGGACGACGCCGTCGCGGTGGCCGCCAACAACGACTTCTCCATGGCGCTGCGCCGCGACGGCACCGTCGTGACCTGGGGCGAGGGATCGTCCGGGCAGCGCGGCACCGGCGAGCGCACCGCTCCTCCCGTCCCCACGACCGTGCGGGCGCCGGACGGGCGCGGGGCGCTCAGCGGCGTGACGGCGATCGCCGCGGACGGGCACACCGAGCTGGTGCTGCGCGCCGACGGGCAGGTGCTCGCGTGGGGCGCCAACGCGGGCGGCATGGTCGGCGACGGCACCCGCGAGGACCGGGCCCTGCCCGTGCCGGTGCGCGGCCTGGACGGGGCCGCGCGGCTGGACGGCGTCGTCCGCATCGCGATCGGCGGCCAGCACGGCCTGGCGCTGCTGCGGGACGGGCGGGTCGCGTCGTGGGGCCGCAACGAGCTCGGCCAGCTCGGCGACGGGACGCGCCGGGACCGGCTCACGCCCGCCCTCGTCTCGGGTGTGGGCGGCAAGGGCGTCCTCGACGGCGTCGCCGCGGTCGCCTCCGCGGAGAAGCACAACTACGCGCTCCGCGGGGACGGCACCATCGTCGCCTGGGGCAACAACACCGCCGGCCAGCTCGGGGACGGCACGGTGAAGCCGCGGCCCGCCCCGGTCACCGTCGTCGGGCGCAGCGCGCCGAAGCTGCGCGGCGCCACCCGGGTGTTCGCCGGGGAGGCCTACGGCGCGGCGATCCTGACCGACGGGACGCTGCTGACCTGGGGCGCGGGCGGCAGCGGCCAGCTCGGCTCCGGGAGGAGGGCGCCCCGCAGCCGTCCCGGCACGGCGCTGACGGCCGAGGGAAAGGTGGCGGCCGACGCCCTGTCGGTGGGCGTCGGCGAACGCCACCTGATCGTGCTGGCGAGGTCCGAGGGGCCGTAG
- a CDS encoding 50S ribosomal protein L25/general stress protein Ctc → MSEVRIAAEPRTEFGKGAARRTRRAGKVPAVLYGHGTDPQHIALPGHDLMLALKTPNVLLTIEGLSDGASLALPKDVQRDPVKGFLEHVDLLLVKRGEKVVVDLPVNLVGDVVAGGVIQQELVQVSVEAEATHIPEAVDLSIEGLKVGTQVLAGDLKLPSGVTLQVDAEALVLQIADATASAGATETEAEAAEAAEAAAAEAEAPEGEGEAAAE, encoded by the coding sequence GTGTCCGAGGTACGCATTGCCGCCGAGCCGCGCACCGAGTTCGGTAAGGGTGCCGCGCGGCGCACCCGCCGGGCCGGCAAGGTGCCCGCCGTCCTCTACGGTCACGGCACCGACCCGCAGCACATCGCGCTGCCGGGCCACGACCTGATGCTGGCCCTGAAGACGCCGAACGTGCTGCTGACCATCGAGGGCCTCTCCGACGGCGCCTCGCTGGCGCTGCCGAAGGACGTCCAGCGCGACCCGGTCAAGGGGTTCCTGGAGCACGTCGACCTGCTGCTGGTGAAGCGCGGCGAGAAGGTCGTCGTGGACCTGCCGGTCAACCTGGTCGGCGACGTCGTCGCGGGCGGCGTCATCCAGCAGGAGCTGGTCCAGGTGTCGGTCGAGGCGGAGGCGACGCACATCCCCGAGGCCGTGGACCTGTCCATCGAGGGCCTGAAGGTCGGGACGCAGGTGCTGGCCGGCGACCTGAAGCTGCCGTCGGGCGTCACGCTGCAGGTCGACGCGGAGGCCCTCGTCCTGCAGATCGCCGACGCGACCGCGTCGGCCGGCGCGACCGAGACCGAGGCGGAGGCCGCCGAGGCGGCCGAGGCCGCCGCGGCCGAGGCAGAGGCCCCCGAGGGTGAGGGCGAGGCCGCCGCCGAGTGA
- a CDS encoding ParB N-terminal domain-containing protein has product MPTGIDQVRRKSRAVLRKSGLAPSGPVYGRLVDAGRSLPIPAAARVAVSTAVLRRPWKVPVRFDQLLVGAQGGWTAREFADRAGDLLWPSTPFLDGPHVGLLRLADDRPELTDAEILSSAYGRLGLRCIEAGGSYFGGTDEAGVLAAARAFVARYRGEDAPGAAPRPQQSGPQDPVLVAPVRGSDQYQILDGHHRLAIAAMSGADGANVVAKWLPVTTPLQDLLLKMSWLDGTHELYQPIEAPELRSGWTTVRQCTDRLAKMDAFLGERGLSGGRYLDVASCYGWFVAKMAERGFDAEGIERDPLAVPLGRAVYGLPDGAVSTGDCVEFLGGHDAGRWDVVSCFSLLHHFVLGRGSVSAEELIRLLDRATGRVLFFDTGQDNEAWFADSLRGWDPARVAEFLRENTGFDEIVDLGPDEDARPPYEDNYSRHLFACVRAA; this is encoded by the coding sequence ATGCCCACGGGAATTGACCAAGTGCGCCGTAAGTCCCGCGCGGTGCTTCGCAAGAGCGGGCTCGCCCCGAGCGGCCCGGTGTACGGGCGGCTGGTCGACGCCGGGCGCTCGCTGCCGATCCCGGCCGCGGCGCGCGTCGCGGTGTCCACCGCCGTGCTGCGGCGCCCGTGGAAGGTGCCGGTCCGGTTCGACCAGCTGCTCGTCGGCGCGCAGGGCGGCTGGACGGCCCGCGAGTTCGCCGACCGCGCCGGCGACCTGCTGTGGCCCTCGACCCCGTTCCTGGACGGCCCGCACGTCGGGCTGCTCCGGCTCGCCGACGACCGCCCGGAACTGACCGACGCCGAGATCCTCTCCAGCGCCTACGGCAGGCTCGGGCTGCGCTGCATCGAGGCGGGCGGCAGCTACTTCGGCGGCACCGACGAGGCCGGCGTCCTCGCGGCCGCCCGCGCCTTCGTCGCGCGGTACCGCGGCGAGGACGCGCCCGGCGCGGCGCCCCGCCCGCAGCAGAGCGGGCCGCAGGACCCGGTGCTCGTCGCCCCCGTCCGCGGCTCCGACCAGTACCAGATCCTCGACGGGCACCACCGGCTCGCCATCGCCGCGATGAGCGGCGCCGACGGCGCCAACGTCGTCGCCAAATGGCTGCCCGTCACCACCCCCCTGCAGGACCTCCTGCTGAAGATGAGCTGGCTCGACGGCACCCACGAGCTCTACCAGCCGATCGAGGCGCCCGAGCTGAGGTCCGGCTGGACGACCGTCCGGCAGTGCACCGACCGGCTCGCGAAGATGGACGCGTTCCTCGGCGAGCGCGGCCTCTCCGGGGGCCGCTACCTGGACGTCGCGAGCTGCTACGGATGGTTCGTCGCGAAGATGGCCGAGCGCGGCTTCGACGCCGAGGGCATCGAGCGCGATCCGCTGGCCGTCCCGCTCGGCCGGGCCGTCTACGGGCTCCCGGACGGCGCCGTCTCCACCGGAGACTGCGTCGAGTTCCTCGGCGGGCACGACGCCGGCCGCTGGGACGTGGTGTCCTGCTTCAGCCTCCTGCACCACTTCGTCCTCGGCCGCGGCTCGGTGAGCGCCGAGGAGCTGATCCGGCTGCTGGACCGCGCCACCGGCCGGGTGCTGTTCTTCGACACCGGCCAGGACAACGAGGCGTGGTTCGCCGACTCGCTGCGCGGCTGGGACCCCGCCCGCGTCGCGGAGTTCCTGCGGGAGAACACCGGCTTCGACGAGATCGTCGACCTCGGTCCCGACGAGGACGCCCGGCCGCCCTACGAGGACAACTACAGCAGGCACCTGTTCGCCTGCGTCCGCGCGGCGTGA